The following is a genomic window from Deltaproteobacteria bacterium.
CGTCGGTTTCGCTTAACGCATTCAAACCTTCAGTCATCAGTCGCTGACCTTACCATAGGCTCTGAATCTGCTGATTCCGCCATCTGGGTAAATATTAAGTCGTAAATGTGTCACGGTGCCGAGATCGATAAGCTCGTCTTGGACGAAGCGCCGGTCGTCGGCTTCTAATTTTAGAGGTTCTAAAATGGGCTTCCAGTCGGCAGTGAGTAAATCTGTCACACGCTCACCTGGAGCATGAATTGCCTCAATCATGCATGTATCGGGGTAATTGCCCTTGTAGTGATGCGTGCTTATTTCCATCCAGTGGATCTCTCCTGGATGACTAAGCCTGATAAGAACCCAATCAAAACCCGGACCTCTCCGGCGCCGAGTTTCCCAACCTTCGCCCATGTTGGCAGCTCGCCCTGGCAATATAAGGTTGTTCATTGAACTGAAGAACATATCGCTGCAGGCCAGCGCCAAACCACCATGGCGAGCCGCAACCAAATCGACCTCACCTGGTTTGCGTCGGCCTTTAATTTCTTCATCTAAGTCGTCGGTGGAATCACTCCAGTCGGTATGAACGTCTCCAAAAACACGAAACCTCGCCACTCCACCATCTGGGAAAATATTGAGTCGAACGTGAGTGGCAACCTCTTCACTTTGTACTGAAAACAAGTTTTGGGAACCTGCCCGCAAAGCCGATTGTGTGAGTATTTCTTTCCAAACCGCCTTCTCAATGCCCTCACCGGGTGCGAGAGTAGCCACTTCAACCGATGCATAGGGCGCATGATTTCCAAGAAAATGATTGGTGTCGATATCTAGGCCACGGATGATTCCAGGGACCCCAAGCTCAAGTATGCACCAGTCGTACCCTGGTCCTCGTTTGCGTCGGCTCTCCCAACCATCCATCCATTTTCCGCGGTCGGTGTAGCGATCGGGATCAAAAATTCCACGACCCGGTTTAACCAAATTACTGGCTTCGGCGAAGAACTCATCGTTGGTCGCGAGGGCTCGGCCGCCCATAGACTCACCCAGTAAATCTAATAAACCTGAAAATGTTGCGGTACCTGAATCGGCCTGGCTCATGCGTTTGCTCCCGAGAAATCTCACAAATATTTTAAATATATTAACCGCTCAAGACAACAAGGCGGCCGGCCATTTAAGCCTATTCGCAAGGAAAGTTCAATCTTTTGTTATGTGAGGATAAGAAATACGCAGAAGAGGACCTCTGGCAAACTCGGGAATTTGTTGCCAGAAGCCCTCTTCTACGCTGAGCTCCCCCAAGCTCAATTTCACCCCCCAAAGCAGGCGAATCGTACGTAGAAAACGCAGCGGTACATCAAGTTCCAAAGCCAATGATGTAAGAATCAGGGCAAATGGTTTGACGACTCGCTCGTAACATCGCCGAACTTGGCCGAAGCCGCATCATCAGCGATGGCCCCCAAAACATCAGCGATGCTGTGTTTGGTTATCCCTTGCCCGCCCCCAGGCAAAATGAGTTTTGCATTCTGAAGGTTCACTTGTAAAGACAAAACCGAATCTAAATTCAGGAAATAGCGATGTAGGACAAGCTCTTACACTCTTAGAGGGGAAATAAAAAGTCGCAAAATGCTACCAGCTCTTAAACGGTTGGGCGATTAAATTAGAGTTCAAATAGCGGGTGTCGTGACTAACTTCAGCCCCAACCCAATCCGGCTTTTCAAAAGCTTCATCTTCACTCGTCAACTCAATTTCGGCGACAACCAATCCCTCATTCTCACCGGCGAAAACATCGATCTCCCAAGTATGAGGACCACACGTAAGCTTATGCCGTCGCTTCTCAATGGTGGGCTGCAAGCAAAGTTCGCGTAGCATCGTTTGAGCATCATCCAAGGGTATTTCGTATTCAAATTCAGGACGACTTATTCCATCTCCCTTACCCTTAATCGTCACCACAGCTTTTTCACCCATTTGGCGAACTCTTACGACCCGCTCAGGTGTCGTAGAAAGGTAACCTTGATGATAATACTCCCCTGCATCAGCATCAGCTTGCCAAGAGTCACTCTGTAAAAGGAACTTACGCTCGATCTCTACACCCATCTTTGAACTCCTTCTTCGACAATCCGCGGATTTTTGGTTGCGCAAGAGCGCGTCCATTGCCTATATCCACGTCCGATCCCTCACACAATGACAAGGTTCACCATGTACCCAAAATCTCAACGGCATAGGCCTAAGTTCATGGTATCTTGCTTCCCCGTTTATCCTACGCCCAAAAAACTATCATGAACAACGTAGATGCAAGTGAAATTCAAATTGATGCATTAGAAATTGAATCCACTCTAGATGGCTCATCAACTTTAATCGACCGAGCCACTGGGATCACCTACCGCTCGCTCTTTGGCGCATATACCGAGTCTACCTATGTCTTTGTGGAAGGTAGCCGGGTCTTCTCCAAAAAAGGACCATGGAATATCTTAGAATTCGGTCTGGGCGGCGGCAGCAACTTAATGAGTACACTAAAGAGGTACAGAGAAAATCATTCGACTGCTGCGCTTCATTACCATGCCATTGAACGTGCTCCTGTTTTGCCTGCGATTGCGCAAGAGCTACATAAAGCACACGGTTTCTACTCAGATTTAGAACTCTTGTTGAGTGCTTTGAATATGGCGCTAGAAATACCGAAGCAGCCCCTTTTCATGAAGCACCCATCTTTGAATATCACGCTTACTTTGTGGTTAGGCGACTTCCGAAGAGCCAAGCTTCCTCGAGCCACCTTCGACGCTGTTTACCACGACCCCTTCGACCCAAGGGTCAATCCCGACGGCTGGACCGACGCTTGGTTTTCCGCTGCCAGGCACGCTATGAAAGACGATGGCATTCTTACGACTTACAGCGCCGCCACTCCCACACGAAGAGCGATGGCAAAGGCAGGACTACACGTCGGTATTCAGCCCGGTGTTGGCGGCAAAAGAGAAATGACTGGCGCATCACCCAATCCAAAATCCCTCCAAGGCTACAAACTATTGCCAGCCCATAAGCAACCTGGGGCAACCCGATGACTAAAACCACTCTAATTATTGGTGGCGGAATTGCTGGACTCACATTGGCTCAAAGTCTTGTTCAAGCTGGCTACGACTCTAAGAATTTAGTCATCGTCCACCGACCGGTTACAGGTCAAACTGGGTCGACCAATCCGGGCGGACTCTTAAATCCAGTCCCCGGAGCTTCACTTAATCCCAAGCCAGGAACCTTAAAAGCCTTTCGCTATACCATGAGCTGGATCGAGACATTCCCCTCAGCACTCCGGGCTCAATGCATCACCAACCTGAAACTGCTTCGACCCTTTAATCTCGAAATTCAGCCAGGGCGTAGGCTCCTCAAATCATTTCAGCAAAGCCAAGAGATTCTCAACGAACATGTGGGCGTTCGTCAGCTCAGCACAGCCGAACTACAAGAGGTTTATCCTCATTTAAATGGGTGCGATGGCGCCATCGAATTCGCCGAGGCCGCCACGCTGCCGATGAATGAAGTTAGTGATTACTTAACCCAGAAGCTCATCGAAGCTGGCGTATGTATAAAGACTTCTCAAGTGCTTAGGGTTTCCAATCTACCCAATCATTGGCAAGTTGACCTTCACGGAGAATCGATTGAAGCCGAGCAAGTAGTATTTGCCACGGGGTCTGAGTTACTCCAATTTTTTCCGAACCTTCCCTTACGAAGCACGGCTGGGTACCT
Proteins encoded in this region:
- the alc gene encoding allantoicase — encoded protein: MSQADSGTATFSGLLDLLGESMGGRALATNDEFFAEASNLVKPGRGIFDPDRYTDRGKWMDGWESRRKRGPGYDWCILELGVPGIIRGLDIDTNHFLGNHAPYASVEVATLAPGEGIEKAVWKEILTQSALRAGSQNLFSVQSEEVATHVRLNIFPDGGVARFRVFGDVHTDWSDSTDDLDEEIKGRRKPGEVDLVAARHGGLALACSDMFFSSMNNLILPGRAANMGEGWETRRRRGPGFDWVLIRLSHPGEIHWMEISTHHYKGNYPDTCMIEAIHAPGERVTDLLTADWKPILEPLKLEADDRRFVQDELIDLGTVTHLRLNIYPDGGISRFRAYGKVSD
- a CDS encoding CYTH domain-containing protein; this translates as MGVEIERKFLLQSDSWQADADAGEYYHQGYLSTTPERVVRVRQMGEKAVVTIKGKGDGISRPEFEYEIPLDDAQTMLRELCLQPTIEKRRHKLTCGPHTWEIDVFAGENEGLVVAEIELTSEDEAFEKPDWVGAEVSHDTRYLNSNLIAQPFKSW
- the mnmD gene encoding tRNA (5-methylaminomethyl-2-thiouridine)(34)-methyltransferase MnmD yields the protein MNNVDASEIQIDALEIESTLDGSSTLIDRATGITYRSLFGAYTESTYVFVEGSRVFSKKGPWNILEFGLGGGSNLMSTLKRYRENHSTAALHYHAIERAPVLPAIAQELHKAHGFYSDLELLLSALNMALEIPKQPLFMKHPSLNITLTLWLGDFRRAKLPRATFDAVYHDPFDPRVNPDGWTDAWFSAARHAMKDDGILTTYSAATPTRRAMAKAGLHVGIQPGVGGKREMTGASPNPKSLQGYKLLPAHKQPGATR
- a CDS encoding FAD-dependent oxidoreductase; translated protein: MTKTTLIIGGGIAGLTLAQSLVQAGYDSKNLVIVHRPVTGQTGSTNPGGLLNPVPGASLNPKPGTLKAFRYTMSWIETFPSALRAQCITNLKLLRPFNLEIQPGRRLLKSFQQSQEILNEHVGVRQLSTAELQEVYPHLNGCDGAIEFAEAATLPMNEVSDYLTQKLIEAGVCIKTSQVLRVSNLPNHWQVDLHGESIEAEQVVFATGSELLQFFPNLPLRSTAGYLAQITMPSAFPKTHAVSGRGHLCPMADGSWILGATYHQESAPEPEDDAALRQILLSKIGQWVGETHQSEWLGSWRGVRAVIAPEKQPLIGAIPGSSGLFVLGGFASRGLQWAPFCSQQLATHLMGAPLALPESILSSRLNAETWTLNAQKQAHQTSPS